The Winogradskyella schleiferi genome contains the following window.
AACACTATTGCAGAAGATGGGTATCACTGAAAGTCATTAATGAAATTAAAAAATCAAATAATCCTCATGAGTTTGACCTTCAAATTTCGCACTACCCTAATGAAGAAAAAAGTTATCTCGTTCTATCTTCCGCAACAACAGACCCCTTTGTTTCCAATAGCTACAGAAGTGTTAGTATTGGCATTCAAATCAACAATCAGTTTAACAGAAAAATAGCGTTTGCGAAAAGTAAGTCCATACCGTCTACTCAAGTAGGTGTAACTTGTGAACGTTGCGCTATTGAGAATTGCAGTGTACGACAAGCAGAACCTATTGTAATTTTATCACAACTTAAAGACAACAAAATTGCAGATGTTGTGAACGAATTGCAGAATAAATTTAGTGAATAGCTCTACGAAATTGGAAATAGGATCCGATTTTAGACGAATAATGAGTAAAAAAAGCGTCCCTAAATTACTCAGAGACGCTTTAAAAGTCCTCAAACTTATCGACATAACTCACAGTCGATATTTTTTTAACTGTAAAATCACCTCTAAAAATAAGAGGATATTACTACTATTCATTAAAGATAAACGTATACCTTACTAAGCCTTTAATACCACTCTAAAACGAGCCTTTCCGTCATGTAGATGTTTAATGGCTTTATTGACATTTTCCATTTCAAATTCTTCAACGGTTGGATAAATGTCGTGTCTCACACAGAATTCCAACATTTTTCTGGTTAAGGCTATACTTCCCAATGGACTTCCACCAACGGATTTTTCACCAGCAATCATACTGAAGGCTGGAATTTCCATCGGCTCTAAAACGGCGCCAACGGTATGTAATTTCCCCTGTGGTGCTAATGTGGTTAAAAAGGCATTCCAATCGAGTTTCACATTTGTGGTGTTTAAGATAAAATCCAATGTTCCTGCAATACTTTCCAAGTCATCTGAATCTGTGGAATCCACAACGTTATGTGCTCCCATTTTCTTTAAGGCTTCCGATTTATCTTTGCTAGAGGTAAAAGCAGTAACCTCACAACCCCAAGCTTTCAAAAATTTTAACGCCATATGACCCAAACCACCAATGCCGATTACGCCTACTTTATCTGTAGGTTGTACTCCAGACAATACAATAGGATTAAAAACAGTAATGCCACCACAGAATAATGGGCCTGCTTTAGCCATATCAATTCCTTTTGGTAATTTGGTTACCCAAGACCAATGTCCACGAACATGGTCTGCAAAACCGCCATGACGACCAACAATAGTGCCTTCCGCTTCACTACAAAGGTGTTGTTTACCATCCATACATTGATTACAATGCAAACAAGACTCCGAGTACCATCCCATTCCAACTTTATCTCCTATTTTAAGTCCTTTAACTTCACTTCCTAAAGCGATAACTTCTCCTACAATTTCATGACCTGGAACGAGCGGAAATTGAGAATTTCCCCAATCGTTATTGATCATGCTTAAATCGCTATGACAAAGGCCACAATAATGAACTTTGATGTCCACATGCTCTTTGCCAATTTCTGGTAAGTTGTAATTGAATTTTTCTAAATCTGATCCTGCCGAACTTGCAGCGTATGCATTTACTTTCATAATTCTATTTTTTTGGTTTCCTTAAAATTAGGTAAAACCAAAAACAAACTATGTTAGACTGACGTTAATGTTTAAAAAATTTATGTACTTCCGAATAAGCCACTTCCTCAAAATCGGAAATGATAATATTTGCTTTCGAATAATCCTGACCTGAAGAATGTTCACTTTTAAAACCTACACAAAAAATATTGGCTGCGTGTGCGGCTTTTATACCATTGGTGGAATCTTCAATAACCATACATTCCGACTTAATAAAACCTGTATGTTCTGCTGCTTTGATAAAGATTTCTGGATGTGGTTTAGACCTCTTTAAATCTGCTCCACTAAATTTTCCCATGAAGAATTGATTCAAATTAAAACGATTAAAAATGCGCTCTATATTTGGCATGGAAGCCGAAGACGCTACAACCAACTTTATACCATTGGCATGATAATCTTTAATCCGTTCTAAAACGCCATCAATTAAAACCAAACCAGAATCATTTTCAAACAAGTATTTAAAGTGTTTACGTTTAATATTGACTAATATTTCCGGTACTTCATTTAAATTAAAATGATCGACTAAGCGTTTGCAGATATTGATAGTGGATTGACCTGTAAAAGATTCGTAAAGTGTATCGTTGACTTCAATATTTACATCCTTAAACATTTGATAGTAGGCTTTACGATGCAAAGGTTCTGTGTCCACAATGACACCATCCATATCAAATAAAACGGCTTTTAGCATAGGTTTTTATCTTTTGGCGAAATTAAAAAAGTATATGCTTAAACCTATGCAAATCCCTAAAAATAAACTTCAAAATCCAATAATTGCTTTTGGGTTAAGGAGTCATAATTGAATTCCTGATTATAATAATGCTTAGCTTTGCGTTGTACATATTTATTAACAATTGAAAGGATTCCGCTTTTGCGGCAACTACTAATGGCAAAAAGAGGAAAAGAGAAAAATACCAATAACAAAGCCAAGCACAGCAAATTAGTTGCTCAGAAAAAGAATAAGATAAAATCAAAAAATGCTGAGCGCAAAGCGCGTTTGAAGGCTATTGTTGAATTGGCTAATGCTAAAAAAGAAAACGGTAATTAGAGCTTCAAAACCCCGTGTTTTTGACTTCGTTTTAGCTTAGTTTTTTTTCCTATGTTCATTTTATCTTGATACAAAACAAACCAAAAAATCTAAACGATTTGTTAGGAAATTGTAAAGCACCATTCGCTAATACGTTATTAGTCAGGATTCTTTATAGAATTACTTATCCATTCCTAGATTTAGTAAATCAACACTATTCATTGCTCATTATTTCTGAAAATCGTTGAGTCCGACTTTGTCGGAACTAGGTGTGCGATAGAACCTAAAAATTTGTGAGTACCTTTTTAATATCGCACGAAACTGAAACATTCGTCATTGCCATTGAAGAAGATTCTCTAAGTTGAAGTAAACATAAAAAATGGCAAAAAATCATAAATCTCAATCAGTTAATACAACATACTAAGTTATACTGTTTTGGAATTTAGTTGTTGTAATTTGGAATTTTTGTCTATAGTCTTTATTCAATTCTCTTAATTCTTCATTTTTAATTATTAATTATTCATTTTAATTCTTAGTTTCTTTACAAAACATTATCCATAATATCCTGAACCACTTCCGGATTCAATAAGGTACTCGTATCACCCAATTGATCCGTTTCATTCGCAGCGATTTTTCTTAAAATTCGACGCATAATTTTACCTGATCTCGTTTTTGGTAAACCTTCCGTAAACTGAATTTTATCGAGTTTGGCAATTGGACCAATCCGATCTGTAATGAGCTGGTTGATTTCTTTTCGAAGATTATCATGGTTTCTACTTTCACCAACATCCTTCAACGTGACATAACCATATAGTGCATTTCCTTTGACGTCATGTGGAAATCCAACGATAGCGGATTCCGAAACTGCCGGATGCTCGTTAATGGCATCTTCAATTGGTGCGGTTCCTAAATTATGTCCGGAAACAATAATTACATCATCAACTCTACCTGTGATTCTATAATAACCAACTTCATCTCGCAAAGCGCCATCTCCTGTAAAATACATATTATCGTACGCCGAAAAATAGGTGTCAATATAGCGCTGATGATTTCCCCAAATCGTTCTTGCCATAGAAGGCCAAGGGAATTTAATACACAAACGCCCTTCTACCTGGTTGCCTTTCAGTTCCTCTCCATTTTCGTCCATTAAAGCCGGTTGTATTCCAATAAATGGTAAGGTAGCATAAGTCGGTTTCGTTGGTGTAGAAAACGGAATTGGAGTAATCATAATCCCTCCTGTTTCGGTTTGCCACCACGTATCCACTATCGGACTTTTCTTTTTTCCTATGTTTTCATCGTACCAATGCCAAGCTTCTTCATTGATTGGTTCTCCAACCGATCCTAAAACTTTTAGTGAGGATAAATCATATTTTTCAACAAATTCCGATCCTTGCTTTGCTAAAGCTCTAATCGCTGTTGGAGCCGTATAAAACTGTGATATTTTATGTTTTTCAACAATATCCCAAAACCGTCCGTAATCTGGGTAACTCGGTACACCTTCAAACATTACAGAGGTCGCTCCATTCACTAAAGGCCCATAAACAATATAGCTGTGACCTGTAATCCAACCAATATCCGCAGTACACCAATAGATATCATCCTCTCGATACTGAAATACATTTTTAAAGGTGTAAGCGGTATAGACCATATATCCTCCAACGGTATGAACCA
Protein-coding sequences here:
- the ahr gene encoding NADPH-dependent aldehyde reductase Ahr translates to MKVNAYAASSAGSDLEKFNYNLPEIGKEHVDIKVHYCGLCHSDLSMINNDWGNSQFPLVPGHEIVGEVIALGSEVKGLKIGDKVGMGWYSESCLHCNQCMDGKQHLCSEAEGTIVGRHGGFADHVRGHWSWVTKLPKGIDMAKAGPLFCGGITVFNPIVLSGVQPTDKVGVIGIGGLGHMALKFLKAWGCEVTAFTSSKDKSEALKKMGAHNVVDSTDSDDLESIAGTLDFILNTTNVKLDWNAFLTTLAPQGKLHTVGAVLEPMEIPAFSMIAGEKSVGGSPLGSIALTRKMLEFCVRHDIYPTVEEFEMENVNKAIKHLHDGKARFRVVLKA
- a CDS encoding HAD family hydrolase, translated to MLKAVLFDMDGVIVDTEPLHRKAYYQMFKDVNIEVNDTLYESFTGQSTINICKRLVDHFNLNEVPEILVNIKRKHFKYLFENDSGLVLIDGVLERIKDYHANGIKLVVASSASMPNIERIFNRFNLNQFFMGKFSGADLKRSKPHPEIFIKAAEHTGFIKSECMVIEDSTNGIKAAHAANIFCVGFKSEHSSGQDYSKANIIISDFEEVAYSEVHKFFKH
- the acs gene encoding acetate--CoA ligase, with amino-acid sequence MSNYHIKQFEEYFQVYRKSVRNPEQFWEEIAEEHFVWRKKWSNVLSYDFKNAKFKWFEDAKVNITENCLDRHLHTRRDKTAILFEPNNPEEEAEHISYKQLHERVCKLANVLKDKGIKKGDVVCIYLPMIPELAISVLACARIGAIHSVVFAGFSSTAVSSRINDCNAKMVITSDGSYRGAKTIDLKGIVDDALNDTPGIESVLVVKRINSEINMKEGRDHWLEPLLEEAYSDCVAEIMDAEDPLFILYTSGSTGKPKGMVHTVGGYMVYTAYTFKNVFQYREDDIYWCTADIGWITGHSYIVYGPLVNGATSVMFEGVPSYPDYGRFWDIVEKHKISQFYTAPTAIRALAKQGSEFVEKYDLSSLKVLGSVGEPINEEAWHWYDENIGKKKSPIVDTWWQTETGGIMITPIPFSTPTKPTYATLPFIGIQPALMDENGEELKGNQVEGRLCIKFPWPSMARTIWGNHQRYIDTYFSAYDNMYFTGDGALRDEVGYYRITGRVDDVIIVSGHNLGTAPIEDAINEHPAVSESAIVGFPHDVKGNALYGYVTLKDVGESRNHDNLRKEINQLITDRIGPIAKLDKIQFTEGLPKTRSGKIMRRILRKIAANETDQLGDTSTLLNPEVVQDIMDNVL